One stretch of Micromonospora echinospora DNA includes these proteins:
- a CDS encoding BldC family transcriptional regulator produces MASRTHEPEPLLTPAEVASMFRVDPKTVTRWAKAGKLSAIRTLGGHRRYRESEVRALLQGQIPQQRQGD; encoded by the coding sequence ATGGCATCGCGAACGCACGAACCTGAGCCGCTACTCACACCGGCCGAGGTGGCGTCGATGTTCCGTGTCGACCCTAAAACGGTGACCCGGTGGGCCAAGGCTGGCAAGCTCAGCGCCATCCGGACCCTTGGCGGTCACCGCCGCTACCGTGAGTCAGAGGTTCGGGCCCTGCTGCAGGGGCAGATCCCCCAGCAGCGCCAGGGAGACTGA
- a CDS encoding PPOX class F420-dependent oxidoreductase gives MTDLDRLAAEKYVLLTTFRKDGRAVATPVWAVRDGDSLAVWTVSDSGKVKRIRRDGRVTVAPCDVRGRPHGEAVPGHATIAGPESTQRVRGLLKQKYRLIGRLSLLGSRLRRGEGGTVGLRIVLDGAAPGHD, from the coding sequence GTGACCGACCTGGACCGCCTGGCGGCGGAGAAGTACGTCCTGCTCACCACGTTCCGCAAGGACGGCCGGGCGGTGGCGACACCGGTGTGGGCGGTGCGCGACGGTGACTCGCTGGCGGTGTGGACGGTGTCCGACTCCGGCAAGGTGAAGCGGATCCGGCGCGACGGCCGGGTGACTGTGGCGCCGTGCGACGTGCGCGGGCGGCCGCACGGCGAGGCGGTGCCGGGGCACGCGACGATCGCCGGTCCGGAGAGCACCCAGCGGGTGCGGGGCCTGCTCAAGCAGAAGTACCGGCTGATCGGGCGGCTGAGCCTGCTGGGCAGCCGGCTGCGCCGGGGCGAGGGGGGCACTGTGGGGTTGCGGATCGTGCTGGACGGCGCGGCCCCCGGACACGATTGA
- a CDS encoding class I SAM-dependent methyltransferase — MTGEPEIGDVFGEMIRDAYAVATGIGPRPMAGGRLPRPVIEIIERDDGLINGAPAGHYLDPPQLWQPHDHRAVDRVRGHVLDVGVGAGRIALELQERGVPVTGLDTSLGALRVSRHRGVRDLVHGTVDEHAADGPRYDTFLLLGNNLGLFEGRERAPAMLAALAALARPGARVIAHGTDPYGTTDPAHTGYHERNRQRGRLGGQLRLRLRYRLLGTGWFDYLVCSPEEFAELVHGSPWQLADVDDTDHPYYLATLALRR; from the coding sequence ATGACCGGGGAACCCGAGATCGGCGACGTGTTCGGCGAGATGATCCGCGACGCGTACGCGGTCGCCACCGGGATCGGACCCCGGCCGATGGCAGGTGGACGCCTGCCCCGCCCGGTCATCGAGATCATCGAACGGGACGACGGGCTGATCAACGGCGCGCCCGCGGGGCACTACCTGGACCCGCCGCAGCTGTGGCAGCCGCACGACCACCGGGCCGTGGACCGGGTACGCGGGCACGTGCTCGACGTCGGCGTCGGCGCCGGACGGATCGCGCTGGAACTCCAGGAGCGCGGCGTGCCGGTCACCGGCCTGGACACCTCGCTGGGCGCGCTGCGGGTCAGCCGGCACCGGGGCGTACGCGACCTCGTCCACGGCACCGTCGACGAGCACGCCGCCGACGGACCGCGCTACGACACGTTCCTGCTGCTCGGCAACAACCTCGGACTGTTCGAGGGGCGGGAACGGGCGCCAGCGATGCTGGCCGCGCTCGCCGCCCTGGCGCGCCCCGGCGCCCGGGTGATCGCCCATGGCACCGACCCGTACGGCACCACCGACCCGGCGCACACCGGCTACCACGAGCGCAACCGGCAACGGGGCCGGCTGGGCGGGCAACTGCGGCTGCGGCTGCGCTACCGGCTGCTCGGCACCGGGTGGTTCGACTACCTGGTCTGCTCGCCCGAGGAGTTCGCCGAGCTGGTCCACGGCTCACCGTGGCAACTGGCCGACGTGGACGACACCGACCACCCCTACTACCTCGCCACCCTGGCGCTGCGGCGTTAG
- a CDS encoding 3-hydroxyacyl-CoA dehydrogenase family protein: protein MSGRFVVVGAGTMGLGIAYVAAGAGYAVELVEVDPARGAEAVRRLGELWDRGVQRGKLTEEAATANRERVTLRSGLAEVAEGADVIVEAVPERLDLKRAVLREAESRRPVLLGSNTSSIAIAELAAGLDRPAGFVGLHFFNPVWAMALLEVVVGPATAPQTTEAAVALAGRLGKDPVVVRDMPGFATSRLGVTLGLEAIRMVADEVASPADIDKAMVLGYRHPIGPLELTDLVGLDVRLDIARTLQAAYGDRFAPPPLLVEMVAAGKLGKKSGQGFYTWEGGVRQ, encoded by the coding sequence ATGAGTGGTCGTTTTGTGGTCGTCGGGGCCGGCACCATGGGCCTCGGCATCGCGTACGTGGCGGCCGGCGCCGGGTACGCGGTCGAACTGGTCGAGGTCGACCCCGCCCGGGGCGCCGAGGCCGTCCGCCGGCTCGGCGAGCTGTGGGACCGGGGCGTGCAGCGCGGCAAGCTGACCGAGGAGGCGGCCACCGCCAACCGCGAGCGCGTCACGTTGCGGTCCGGGCTCGCCGAGGTGGCCGAGGGCGCCGACGTCATCGTGGAGGCGGTGCCCGAGCGGCTCGACCTGAAGCGTGCCGTGCTGCGCGAGGCGGAGAGCCGCCGGCCGGTGCTGCTGGGCAGCAACACCTCCAGCATCGCCATCGCCGAGCTGGCCGCCGGGCTGGACCGCCCGGCCGGCTTCGTCGGGCTGCACTTCTTCAACCCGGTGTGGGCGATGGCGCTGCTGGAGGTCGTGGTCGGCCCGGCCACCGCGCCGCAGACCACCGAGGCGGCCGTCGCGCTCGCCGGCCGGCTGGGCAAGGACCCCGTCGTCGTACGCGACATGCCCGGCTTCGCCACTTCCCGGCTCGGCGTCACGCTCGGCCTGGAGGCGATCCGGATGGTGGCCGACGAGGTGGCGAGCCCGGCCGACATCGACAAGGCGATGGTGCTCGGCTACCGGCATCCGATCGGCCCGCTGGAGCTGACCGACCTGGTCGGGCTGGACGTGCGGCTCGACATCGCGCGGACGCTCCAGGCCGCGTACGGGGACCGCTTCGCGCCGCCGCCGCTGCTGGTCGAGATGGTGGCCGCCGGGAAGCTGGGCAAGAAGTCCGGGCAGGGCTTCTACACCTGGGAAGGCGGTGTACGGCAGTGA